The segment GCTTCCATGGCCACATGTAATGAAATGATCTTCAGAATATTATTAAATTAagatactttttcttttaatttgttagGTTGGTAAGAAGTAGTGGGTTTTCATATGTGAAGACCGCAGAAGGTCAAAGACCTACATTCCAACAAATGTGCTATGTGGGTGAAAATGATTCTTGACTTGTAAACAGAATGTATAAAGAATcaacatatgaaatataaataatacatGGTTTGAGAATTTATAAATAATGAGTAGTAATGGTAAAAGAGCTAGCCTAAACCTAACATACATACCGAATCTAGTTCATATATTCATGGTgatcaaattaaattaaatgtctCACAGATTTAAAATTAAACCACATAATTtactatataaaatatgtagATGGGTGTGGTATATTTGACCATCCTCTTATGTGTTTTATGCTACATACACAGGTATAACTTTAAGAACTACCAGTATATTCTCACCCTGCTATTTGCCATTGAAGAGATTAATAGGAACCCCAATCTTTTACCCAACATATCTCTTGGATTTGATTTCTACAATGTCAGATTCACTGAAAAGGAGACTCTTGATAATGCTGTTATTTGGCTCTCAGCTCTTGTGCAGAGAAAGTTTTTACCTAATTACAATTGCAAAAAGAGAAATTTCACTGCTGCACTCACAGGAACAACATGGAAAACATCTGCCCAAATTGGGACATTGCTTCAACTCTTTAAATTTCCACAGGTGGGACAATTTTGATTGTGGGAAcatagagtcagttctctttgttCATATTATACGTTTCTTTAAACTGAAAGAGTGATTGATCAGTTATCTAAACATTAAAGCAATACCCAGTCACATGAAGTTTAATCCAGATTTTTCTTGGTTGTAAGAGAAAGGTTCTTGTAGTAAATGAAACAAGGCAAGTCCTTGAAACGTACAAGCCTAACAGAAATTTCTGTAAAATGTAGCAACTGGAATGTGCCTTTAAAATACTCTCATGTTATCATCTATTGCTTCAGGAATGAAATGTTTTGATATTaatattcttcctcttctttccaatttgcttCAGATTACTTTCGGGCCTTATGATCCCCTCTTGAATGACCATAGTCAGTATTCTTCTCTCTACCAGATGGCCCCCAAGGACACATCTCTTTCACTTGCCATTGTTTCTTTGATGGTTCATTTTCGGTGGTCTTGGGTTGGTCTCATCCTTCCCGATGaccacaaaggaaataaaattctgTCAGATTTtagggaggagatggagagaaagggaATCTGTATAGCTTTTGTAAAAATGATTCCAGAAACATGGAATTTATATTTTGCCAAATTCTGGGAAAATATGGATGAAACAAATGTAATAATTATTTATGGTGACAGTGATACTCTAGAAGGTCTAATGAGAAATATTGGGCAAAGATTATTTACATGGAAGGTCTGGATCATGAACATTGAATATAATGTTTTTGACAGAGCTGATTATTTCATGTTAGACTCATTCCATGGAAGCCTAATTTTTAAACACAATTATAGAGAGAATTTTGAGTTTACCAAATTTATTCAAACAGTTAATCCTAATAAATACCCAGAAGACATTTATCTTCCTAAGCTGTGGCATTTGTTTTTCAAGTGCTCATTTGCTGACATTAGCTGTCATGCTTTGGACAACTGTCAAACCAATGCTTCTTTGGATTTATTACCTAGTCACATATTTGGTGTGGCCATGAATGAAGAGAGCACAAATATTTACAATGGTGTGTATGCTCTGGCTCATAGCCTCCATGAAATGAGACTTCAGCAACTTCAAATGCAACCGTATTTAAATGGCGAAGGGATGGTTTTCTTTCCATGGCAGGTAATAACCTTCCTACTGTATTGATATTTGCAACAACATTAACTTAGGTATTATAAAATTCAGTTATCTTGTCCACAATCACAGAATTGTTTGTCAAGACAGTTTCAAGTGTATAATATTGTGAAATGGTGTGCAAGATACTAGGAGCCAAAATGCTTAGTCAAAATCAAGTTCTTGTCATCAATATTTAGCAGTACAACCTTCTTATAGTAATAGTGGCAACTAATATACTCATTGCTTTATATATTtgttacaaaataaattaaaacagtgACACTTAAGTGAAACAATGAtggtttgtttatatagaaaTCATGCCTTTTAATTAATATCCTCATATTAGACACTGGAGCTCTTTATacattctaaaagaaaataaatcttgctAGGTTTCAAAAAAGTTGGTATTTTCATAGATCACTAGTCATTGATTGCTTACTTGAGCTTGGTTCTAATTTTCTACTTGAAGACCAATAATAATTCAGAACCAGATTAATATTCTGATCACTCAGGTTTCAATTAGTCATCATTAATGGAATCTTCAGCAATGTTATAGCCACATAAAATTTAAGAACAATAAGACACATTCAAAAGTCAGTATTTTATTCTGCCCCTTGGGTACAATGTAGCATAAatttatgtttctctttcagCTTAACACTTTCCTGAAAGACATTGAAGTGAGGAACAACAGGAGTTTAGATTGGAGACAGACAATACATGCAGAATATAACATTCTTAACCTTTGGAATTTACCAAAGGGTCTtggattaaaagtgaaaataggatCCTTTTCTGCAAATGCTCCCCAGGGTCAACAGTTGTTTTTATCTGAACAGATGATACAATGGCCAGAAATATTTTCAGAGGTCAGTTATATATTATCTAAATGCTTTGTGCTTATATTGTTTTCTGATATAATGATCCTTGACTCAAGTTCCATTATACTTTGAGTATCAGTATAAAACTACATTAAGTAATTCTACTATACTGGGTTTTGATTTTCCTTGATTCAGATCAATGTAAGTATACAGTGATCGATAAGTCCCCCATTGCTAACTCATAAGAGGATTAGGTTTCCTCCATTTTTCACAAATTAGGGATGGGACACATAGTAGAGGAAATATTCATCTCAAAATGACTCATGTGTTAATGCACTGGAAAAAATTCTCTCATTTGGGATTAATATCATAAAACAATatcaaattttttattatatgttcaaaaaccatgaccaaaaatgACTTTTATAACAAaaactatattttgttttatggttCTAGAAGTATCAGAGTCTACCAAGGATAGAAGCATGACAACAAATGCTCATACTGGGTACAGACataggaaatggaaagaaaatgtttctatccACACATATTAACaggaaataaaattagaaatctgGAATTGAGGAAATAGTATAATCTTTCAATTCCCAATCACTGTGCCATAAATTCATCATCAAGTTTGAATCCCCTACAGTTTAATAACTTCCCATATACTGTCACCAAAAAGGAAACAAGCACTACAATGCTTTAGCCtatatggaatatttttctttcaaaataccaTATAATAACTCCATTAGCATTCCTAAACTGTCCTTTGATTCTCAATATGTCCTACCACATCCAATGTTTAATAATAACTTGAAAGAACTTACAGAATAATTTGAGGGTACAGGTCATTATATTTGAAGATTTTTAGATATAAAAGGGTGCTGATGATATAATATCCCCTAAATGCAGGAAGCAATGAATACCACAGCTCTCTTCTATCTTCTCTGAAATTGTGACATTTGTACAATAAataatgacatttaaaatttaaCTGAAACTTTTCTCCTTAGCTAAATTTATCTATAGATGTCCTCCAACAAATATGTGTTATTTGCTTCAATGATAATTATAATTCCTCTCAAATTGACAGTCAAGATTCACAATAATTGATGGAAGTTGAGATGCTCAACACAGGTGTCAGAAAGTACCATGATAGTGTTAGTCTAGATGGATACTATGGACTCTTATATCTTGTTCTAATCACTAATGTTTCACAAACTTGTCCTTAACTGATTAGGATTACAAATATTTTAACACTATAATAATTCTCAGACCAAAATTTAAGCAAATTTGCCTCCCCAAAGgtataatcttttattttattttttttactttttatttttaaatttttattggttattttatttatttacaattcaaatggtatcccccttcctggtttctagTCTGCAAACCTCCTACCCCATACCCCTTCCCTGGCATCTATGATGGTGCtgctcccaccctcacccctgcctCATCGCCCTagctagcattcccctatgctggtcATCACACTTTCagaggaccaaaggcctcccctcccattgatgccacaaatggccatcctctgctccatatgctgctgaagccatggatccctccttgtgaattctttggttggtgatttagtcccttgGATCTCTGGGGGTTCTTGTTTGTTGAtaattttgttcttcctatggggtagcaaacacctttagctccttcagtccttaactcctccattgggatccctgtacTCAGTCAGATAGgtggctgcaagcatcctcatCTGCATTGCTAAGGccctggtagagtctctcagaaaacagctgtttatggctcctgtcatcaagtacttcttggcataagaaatagtgtctgcgtttggtgccTATATATGGGATGGGTGGCACAGTCTCTGGTTGAACTTTTcgtcagtctcttctccactctttgtctctgtattttctttagatagAAGCCATTCTGGGTAAATATTTTTGATATGAGTTGGTGTCCTCATCCCTCAACAGGGGTCCTTGCCTAACCTATCGATATGGTCTCTacatgttctctctcccctttatgGGGTATATCATCTATTATCATCCCCGACGTATCCTGGGAAtcttttgctttcctggcatctgggactttcaggTGGCTACCCCCAGGTTCTATCTCTTATTACTACCAATAATCTTTTAAATAATTCTAGGTGTTAACAACAATACTTTGCCCTTCATTGACCTTTAAAAACTcagtttttatgatttttaataaaACTCTAAGAATTAGGTAACATTCTTTTCATTCTTCTCAGATCCCTCAGTCTGCGTGCAGTGAGAGTTGTGGGCCTGGATTCAGGAAAGTAACCCTGGAGGGCAAGGCCATCTGCTGCTACAAGTGCACTCCTTGTGCAGACAATGAGATTTCTAATGAGTCAGGTAAATGCAGATTTTATGGAAAATTTCCTATTTCTCCACTGGATTTCACAATATTCTAGCAAATAAAAAAGATCTGAGTAGAAGTCAGATGAActttttcaatttcatttttaaatgaatttacatGTCATATTCATCACCATCCCTTTGAAATAGCTCAACATAGCCATTACAAATCATTCTTGATTTATATCTTTAATCCAGTGCCAATATTGGTATTGGAAGATACAATATATTCCCCTGTACTTTTCAATGTTTTTTGTTTCACAGTGCCATTTAACTTAACATGTATTAATAAAGTACCAAAGagtttttcaaaatgtatttcaATGATTTTTAAGAACCTTATAAGGTTCTTATGCATCTTCATAGTGATTAGGAACAGCTCATTTCTCATTTTTAgttgtttgataatttcatacaaggTGTTTTCATCACATACACCACTCATACTCCTCTTAGATTTATTTGCCACTTCCCTAACTCCCAAAATTTGTAAATAATGTATCTAATTTAGTTCATGATACTTATGTAtacttacatgtgtgcatgtcacTTGAAGGTTCTTAACCAACCAGGTTCTGCACAGTGAAAAAGAAACTGATTCTATTCCCAGTAGATATCAGTTGCTAATATCTTATTTTCTGGAGAGGGTGGATTCATCATGACTACCTCCAATATCTAGGCTGAAATTTGTCTGGGATAATT is part of the Mus musculus strain C57BL/6J chromosome 17, GRCm38.p6 C57BL/6J genome and harbors:
- the Vmn2r124 gene encoding vomeronasal 2, receptor 124 precursor, with the translated sequence MMFSWIFILWLLQISKFVSAFILNISRCYYIITEEFHHEGDVVIGAFFPLHTYYTGKKMPHPTVPYLYLDNYIQYNFKNYQYILTLLFAIEEINRNPNLLPNISLGFDFYNVRFTEKETLDNAVIWLSALVQRKFLPNYNCKKRNFTAALTGTTWKTSAQIGTLLQLFKFPQITFGPYDPLLNDHSQYSSLYQMAPKDTSLSLAIVSLMVHFRWSWVGLILPDDHKGNKILSDFREEMERKGICIAFVKMIPETWNLYFAKFWENMDETNVIIIYGDSDTLEGLMRNIGQRLFTWKVWIMNIEYNVFDRADYFMLDSFHGSLIFKHNYRENFEFTKFIQTVNPNKYPEDIYLPKLWHLFFKCSFADISCHALDNCQTNASLDLLPSHIFGVAMNEESTNIYNGVYALAHSLHEMRLQQLQMQPYLNGEGMVFFPWQLNTFLKDIEVRNNRSLDWRQTIHAEYNILNLWNLPKGLGLKVKIGSFSANAPQGQQLFLSEQMIQWPEIFSEIPQSACSESCGPGFRKVTLEGKAICCYKCTPCADNEISNESDVDQCVKCPEGHYANTEKNNCLEKSVSFLAYEDPLGMALASIALCLSALTIFVIGIFVKHRDTPIVKANNRTLSYILLITLTFCFLCSLNFIGQPNTAACILQQTTFAVAFTVALATVLAKTITVVLAFKVSFPGRMIRWLMISRGPNYIIPICTLIQLLLCGIWMATSPPFIDQDAHSEYGHIIILCNKGSAVAFHSVLGYLCFLALVSYTMAFLSRNLPDTFNESKFLSFSMLVFFCVWVTFLPVYHSTKGKVMVAMEVFCILASSTALFAFIFGPKCYIILLRPEKNSFRHTRKKTHIPVPKL